The DNA segment AGCCATTGACACGCGCACACTTTTAACAAAAAAATGGATGGGACACTTAAACTCCGTAAAAAGCTCACGACACTATAGCGTAATAGGTTAATAAATCCCCATCGATGTGGAAATGGTCATCCTCTGCTTTACACTCCCTGGGAGTAATCATACCACTCCTCGCGCAGGTGAGGAGCGGTTAAGCGATCACCACTGCCCTGCAGTGGCAGACTGCCATCGCTGGGGGTTGTGCAACCCAGGCTGCTCTTCACGagccaccaatcattaatttaactgccacctggcactgagctcagtttgctcacagtccggtgggcagggtGTGCAGACGCCACAAGCTCACCTGGTTTATTCtccgaggatttttcgctcagaagGCCTACGACGCCGGATTTTTTGTGCACAACGGCAGCATTAACGCTATCCCGTTAGATGAAGCCATGTGCAGCTGGGATGAAGCCGGCGGAAATCGTCTCTCACTGCAGATCCAAGAATTTTCGAGAAAAATTACGTTGCCTGTGCACATTGAATTCACAGCTGCGTCCCTTTCTGCCGCATTCGTTTGTTTACAGTGCTTTCTTGTAATTTTGCAAATGATCTCCCAGAATGATTGCATTGGCCGCTACATCTTTGCTCTCGCAGGCCAGGACCGTAAAGCCCACATTTGGTATTCGCACGTGTGCAGCAATAAGCATGTGTGCACAGACTTCTCACGATGCTTTCGGTCATGCAGCACGATGCCACAAACTCTTCAACGCTCGATGTTGGGCGAAACGGTGAACCGCTTTTCCTGCAGCTGTTGCCGGCCAGAGATCGCGTCCAGTGGTGCGACTGCGGCTTCATGTTACGCTGACTTGAAGTAAATAAAGAATGGGAACGCTGCAGCAGAGAATTTCATTTGGATAAGTTACAACTGCGGTCCTCAATGCGTCGCTGATGATAGGCATTTGCCAAACAAACCACGGCAGCAAACTCATGAAGAGCTCTCAGCGATGACATTTCGTTGCAACGGCAGTAAGAAAAATATTGTGCGTTGTCTGCTTGAGGCTTAGCCCCTGACGCCGCAGGAACTTCCTCAGGAGGCATTGCGCTAACCTACAACGGGCGAAATAGCGCCGACAGCTATTTCGCCAGATAGGGGCTGCCAAGATGAGCGTCACCCGTCGAAGCGAGGCCGCTATTTGCCGTTGCCACTTCGCTGTGTCTTGCGTTCGCAGCGAATAAATGATGAACGAAGCAAATCTACTTGTCTCAAGTGAGAACGCGTTGTTTGGTTGCCATGGAGATCGACGTCGGAAAGTGCGGGATGTTCGAACAGGTTGGTAATAATCCTTGAAAACAGTTCACTTTGAAACTATTGAATTGCACAGTTGCGCGAAAATTGTTGTTCGTTATTTCttgctgtttttgttgatgacGACGTAAATAAAAGCACAATAAATTTATATTTGCGAGAATTACTACACTGCATTTTACTTTTCAACCGAAATGACGCTGGGAGCAGCTAACTACATTCAGAACCTTCTGGTCTCATATTCTAAATCTCTCGCGAGTACGCTCCACAAACACGCCGCACCTAGCGCGAATAGGAGGCTGCAAAATTTGCCGTCCCTATTCTAAATCCAGCTAGTGTTTTATGAACACATGTGGCTTCCGGCGCTTCTATATCTCATATAGCTTCTAAAATACAACGCGCGAAATCGAAACCGAAAAAAGAGGCGAGAAAACGGTGTCTTAATAATTAATTTTAAGTACGCTAGAACGGATCTGTCGCACACCTAAAATTTGATTCTTTAGGTCTCGTAGGCAGAAGAGAAGGATATTTTTTATAATATTATACGCATGGCAACATGATATTGCCAGCAACATCCGTGTGTAAAACTGCTTGAATGGCTAATGAAAATTCGTACCGCCGTTGATGGGTCTGACGAGATGGAGGAGCAAGTAGATGGGGAATAGAAAGCGCCTGCACGGGAAGAAAAGTTATATAAACATCACAGTCCAGCCAATACAAACGGCAGCGCCAATTCTTCCCGTAGCGGCCGGAGAAGAGCCAACGTCTTATTGTTGTCACGGCAACGGCATCCAGGTCATAAAACTCCTTCCTTGAGCAGGATACGAACCACTGCTTGCGATAACAAAGCAGCTTCATTTCCCAGTGCCTCGGACAATTCTGCCACCGCCACAGCCTGCAGCAGTCTCTATGTCTTGTCTGCTTCAGTCACCAGGTGCGCTGAAGTAGCTAAAAGCGAAACTAACTGAATTGTTCtgcatttttttgtgttttttagacGACAGCCAGGAAAATGCCATTATCACTAAAATATAATTTCAAACATAAAGCATACAAAAAAATATAATGCTTGCATCAATCGTGTTCACACTTCATTGCGTTTCATCCATTTTGTGCATTGCACGTATTCACGTATCCCCGCAACCTGCGGAGTGGCGCCACCACTGCTGCCAGCTGACGTGGCAATTCATCTCGTACGCGGCCATTGCTTCGTTCCTCGAGCGTCAACTTCGCCAAACACGACGCTGGTTTGGTGCACGGTTTCGCGGACACTTCGTGAGCATTTAGGACATGTGCCTGCGCTTTCATCCTCTGCGAAGTCTTCGGTACGCCAAACCCATTCCCGTCCAGGCTTACGCTGTCGACACTGCCATGGTCTGCAGGGACTTCGCTCGTGCCCCGACTGGGTCCGGGACGAACGCTGCATTCACGCCGCTGAGCGACAGTTCTTCGGCAGACCTATCGTACCAGCGGGAGCAGAGGCTAGTAGCGGCGATCTCACCGCCGTTGCGCATGCTTCTCATCCAGACAGCCCAGTACGCTAGCAAGTGTGCCCACGACTCCATCTTGAAGAATGCATTCGTCTTCTGCGACGGCGCACAGCAGCGGAGCACTACCAGGCACTGCGCTTCCGCAGCTGCTTCAGCAGGCTTCATCCACTACTCCGTGATGCTATCCGCGGTCGTCTTGGAGCCGCCGCACCATAAGACGGTAAAGCAGGCTGGCAAGGCACGCGGTTGACTATCACCCCGATCAATTACGAAGTATACGCCCTGCATATATGCCTATCGCGTTTTCCAGGAAGCCTAGTATACCTAGTATTCGTAATGCGTACGCGTTCTGTTCGTATGTGCTGTATTACTTGGGCTTTTGTCCAGGTTCTTGGGGGTTTCTACGTTTGTTACATGTTTTATGCGTATGtgttttattttgaaaaaaaaaagttctgtgaCGTCAAAGCTGTGTGTATGTGCGTTTTATTTTtcgactttatttttttttttttcaagggaagCTCCCGCGCTTCTTGCTTCTCGAAGTCTGCGGCGCTCCATGCAAGCCAAGGTGCCCGTCCAGGCGTACGCTGTCAAGGCTCCCATGGCCAACAGGAACGCCATGGCTCGTGCCCAGGCTGGGTCCATCACGACCGTCACATTGACGCCGCCCAGCGACAGCGCCTCACCAGACTCTTCCTGCCAGCTGGCACAGGTGCTGTAGCCGTGACCCATGACCCAGTTCCATGACCCAGTCTAGGCGGCTGGGCATAGTGTCCGAAGGCGGTGGCGCAAGATCGCGGCCTGCAACGTTTCTGGCGTCGCCCATCTCGGTGATCATGGAGGCTGCTCGACACTCGGGCATCAAGAACGTCGAGCACGATAGGCGCGCTGGAAACGAACATTTCGCGATTTACTACCGACGATGTGTGTGGACTGTTAGTGCCCCACCTGTCGTGCGAAAAACATTGGCAAGGCTTAAAACTTGCGTTGCTTAATTTTGATTGCACTGTATGACGTGTattgttttgctgtttttttactGTTGTCGTTCGGTGATTCGCATAATTATGTTGATGTTTGTAGCTATATGTTTTCTGATTTAATAAACGTTCAGTTTGTAGTGAACTCTTTGTCTATGGATTTCTTTTCCGATCTCGTCTTTTACCTTTGACCTGCACTAGTTCTGTCCTTcagtggcctcgtggtagagcattTGCCTCGGATTCGAGAAGTGCTGGGCCCCATCGTCGGTGCCGTAGTGCACCCTCCGGTTTTGTTAATGGGTAAAAGAGTTCTCCCGTCCTGACGCTCGTCTTTTCCGAGGTGAAATGCATCTGAAGGTTTTCGACCCTGGCCATAAGTTACAGCCCTCGGCTCGGCTGCGGGAAGTGGTAATTTTGACCCATTGTCGGCCCGCCGGGGTGGAAGGCGTATGAAAgaagcctgcgccttcaaatctcgAAAAGGGCCCCAAGTGGGCTTTTCATTTTCAGCACGAGGGGGATATAAGTTGTGACACCCGCTAGGTTGAATGCAACGGTTTCGTCGTCGTAGTAATTTTTCCGTTGGCTAAACggaaaatttaaaaatttgttttggggaaaggaaatggcgcagtatgtctcgcatATCTGCCGATACCTGAGCCACGCCGAAAGGAAAGGtgtataggagggagtgaaagaagaggtgccgtagtggagggctatgacataacttcgaccacctgaggatctttaacgtgcactgacatcgcacagcacaagcaGCCTTAGCAATTCGCTTCCCTCTAAAAGCAGCCAGCGCGATCGGGTTCGACCCCAgcaattccggatcagtagccgagcgctctcaccactgagccatcgcggttgGTGTTCGTTAAACAGGTAAAATGAGATTCAGTGTGCGTGAGGGAGAGAGCGCGTGTGAGAGAGAGTGCGCATGTTGTGCGtgggcacgcacgcacgcatgcgtgTTCTTGTATATGTATGTGTTACTATACATGCCTTATAGAGGAGCGACATATTACCTGGACAAAAGTATAAAAAAGTAGTACGGCCATTAGTTACAGTACACAGCAGTAAGGGCGCTGCAATCGGTGCTCTGCCGAACAGAAAACTATCGCCGAACGCCTCGACTGGTTCGCGTCAAGGGCGAGAGCACATTTCGAAGTATGTGAGATGGGCACCGAAGTGCAAGCGTTTCTTGTTTTTGTCCAAAAGCGCGATAAATAATTAGAACGGGGTTCGCATCTAAGCTGAGGCGGTCTGAATCCTCATAAACAATCCAATGGAGCGCCAGATTTTACTAATATGCACTCCGGCACCACCAGGCCCTCAGGGGAAATGAAGGAGCCAGCGAGCTCGCAAAACGACGTATACCTTTCCGGGCAATCTCAGACCCCCTCCTTGAACAGAACACTTATCGTCAGGAAAGGATAGGATGACCACCTACCGAGAAATCACACAGTGCTATAATTATGTAGAAATGCTCAGATGGGGACTCCCAAACTCAGTAAAAAGGAGGAGTCGATCTGGCGCTAATTGCAGGTTGACGCCTACCCAAATCCGCTAGAACTTGGTAAAGTCTACCCAGGCCAATCTGAAGCTAAATGCAAGCATAGTGAAAGCCTGGCAAGCGTGGTCCATTTGCTATGCACGTGTCCATAGATATCAGATGGCACACAACAGGCACCTGAGAGGCTATGACGAGTAGCTAAGAGCTAGACGCTCAACGGGCGATCGCCAAAAGACATCAGGCAGCATTTCGCAAGTTGCGCGTCCGTGCCGTCTGTGCCGCCCCGGTCGAAACGATTGCAGCGATCTTTGTAGCGGCGGGAGACGCTGCTGATGTTATGCTTAATAAAAGTAACATTTCTTGACCATGACAGACAATAAAAACATGCTCAAGAAATAAATCGTAAGTAGCCATAAGCATTAAAAAATAAGACATCAAAGAAATGGTTTGCGAAGATGACGCATCGCTTCCGCGCCGCTAGTGGCGCCGCGAGCAGCGCAGCTGCAGACGACTGCGCGGGCGAAAGTAGGAGAAACTAAACTTCACGTTTCCGACGCTGCCGACGCGACGTACACACGGGAGCAGCGCAAACTCGCACTGTTGCGTACTGTTGCGCAAAGTGGTGCAGCACATCCGGCAACAGTGGACAACGCTTCTTCAGACTTCCTGCCCACCTCAGGTATTTATGAATTCCCTGCCTATTATGTCCCTCTTTGCGTAACAAGTTCACGAAACCGTTGGCGTCCTTTGGGCCTTTGTTTTGGTCGCTGTTCACCGTTTCGATTTGAAATCGGTGATGGAATACAACGAATTTCCCCTGGTGCGTTTTACAGCAGCGGCTTTAATTGATTTTGCAAGGCGCGTTTGATCAAAATAAGGCGCCGTGCTGCACAGTCTGAGATAGCCCGACAATCTTATGCGTGGAACCGTTGGTTACTTTGCTTGTTTACATTTGTGTGTGTATGTTCCTCACTGCCTGGCTTAATCTGAAGTATCTTACTGCGTTTAAAGAGCAAATCCCCTCAGGTGTTCGTGTCCTGAAAGCCTAATTTGTATATGGTGATTCCAATTTGCGCACCCTATAACGTCGTCAGAGGAGGGGACTAATATTAGTCTTCAGATTGGATAATTTTTTCGGAATTTAGTACTTGCATATATGCATAATACGTGCGTGTTTACTGCAGCCGCGGTGTGATCGTCGCATCCAAAATTATCGCGCAGGCCTCACTAACGCCAGAAGGTTGGCGCGGCGCGTTAGAAAGCCGAAATTAAGCGCGCCGTGAGTTGCATACAGAAAGGCCGTTGGAGTTGTTTTTTTAGGTGTTCCGTAGTGGCGCCGCTCTAGCCACCGCTTTCACACGGTACAACCTGCCGCCTGCTCTAAGCATTGTACCTTTCCCTGAACTCTCCGAGCCGGCTGTCCCTGACGCTTCTCGTTATCAGCGCG comes from the Amblyomma americanum isolate KBUSLIRL-KWMA chromosome 1, ASM5285725v1, whole genome shotgun sequence genome and includes:
- the LOC144115089 gene encoding uncharacterized protein LOC144115089 — its product is MCLRFHPLRSLRYAKPIPVQAYAVDTAMVCRDFARAPTGSGTNAAFTPLSDSSSADLSYQREQRLVAAISPPLRMLLIQTAQYASKCAHDSILKNAFVFCDGAQQRSTTRHCASAAASAGFIHYSVMLSAVVLEPPHHKTGSSRASCFSKSAALHASQGARPGVRCQGSHGQQERHGSCPGWVHHDRHIDAAQRQRLTRLFLPAGTGAVAVTHDPVP